In a genomic window of Gossypium arboreum isolate Shixiya-1 chromosome 9, ASM2569848v2, whole genome shotgun sequence:
- the LOC108456504 gene encoding auxin-responsive protein SAUR40-like, giving the protein MLGKKMGSLKKLAKKVKSMRGGDGEESKYEWLLREFEEMTSPTTASTPSGSFAIYVGENEERFVVPTNFLSHPLFKMLLEKSYNEYGFQQRDKLVVPCSVSTFQEVVNAVECCNGKFDFGKLVEEFL; this is encoded by the coding sequence atgTTGGGGAAAAAGATGGGTTCCTTGAAGAAGCTAGCCAAGAAGGTGAAGAGCATGCGGGGAGGAGATGGTGAGGAATCAAAATATGAATGGTTGCTAAGGGAATTTGAGGAAATGACATCGCCTACTACAGCCTCAACCCCATCAGGGTCATTTGCTATTTATGTTGGAGAGAATGAAGAAAGATTTGTAGTGCCAACCAACTTCTTGTCTCATCCACTCTTCAAGATGTTGTTGGAGAAGTCTTACAATGAATATGGTTTCCAACAAAGGGACAAACTAGTTGTTCCATGCAGCGTCTCAACGTTTCAAGAAGTTGTCAATGCTGTAGAATGTTGTAATGGGAAGTTTGATTTTGGAAAACTAGTTGAGGAATTTCTTTAA
- the LOC108454140 gene encoding uncharacterized protein LOC108454140, giving the protein MSESEQTQTQNPDPKTPEPKVRAVGLAEYSWCRAVPGGTGITVLSLLLTNVPDISFLEALLCRLQVSHPILRSRVRFDASCNTFYFVTPSNPHVQIQSFDLQSTSHILQSSLGDSHIDSHHVLLEHELNRNSWNRTDGDQADWDVFFASLYTISDARWFLVFRLHTSACDRAAAVGLLRELLEMVGGGRAKAEEEIEQEVGIEDLIPSGKANKPLWARGVDLLGYSLNSFKLANLNFIDANSARHSQVVRLKMNPDDTDRLVAGCKSRGIKLCGALAAAGMIAARSTKPFPDHQKEKYAVVTLIDCRSILEPVLSSNHFGFYHSAILNTHDVTALDEVWELANRCYTSFSNAKNNNKHFSDMNDLNFLMCKAIDNPGLTPSSSMRTAFISVFEDPVIDESNKLHKEIGLVDYVGCSSVHGIGPTIAIFDTIRDGCLDCTCVYPAPLHSREQMQQLIDSMKRILVDGSVNLQTNS; this is encoded by the exons ATGTCTGAATCTGAGCAAACCCAAACCCAAAATCCAGACCCCAAAACACCCGAACCCAAGGTTCGAGCAGTTGGTCTCGCTGAGTATAGCTGGTGCAGAGCCGTGCCCGGTGGCACTGGCATCACTGTCTTGTCCCTCCTCCTCACTAATGTCCCCGATATCTCATTCCTTGAAGCACTCCTTTGCAGGCTCCAAGTTTCTCATCCCATCCTCCGTTCCAGGGTCCGCTTTGATGCTTCCTGCAACACTTTTTACTTCGTAACGCCTTCTAACCCCCATGTTCAAATCCAATCCTTTGATCTTCAATCTACTTCTCACATACTCCAAAGCTCCCTGGGCGATTCCCACATCGATTCCCACCACGTTTTACTCGAGCACGAGTTGAATAGGAACTCATGGAACCGCACTGATGGTGACCAAGCTGACTGGGATGTCTTTTTCGCCAGCCTTTACACTATAAGCGACGCAAGGTGGTTTTTGGTGTTCCGGCTACACACGTCAGCTTGTGACCGCGCTGCCGCGGTGGGACTGTTGAGGGAATTATTAGAGATGGTGGGTGGCGGAAGAGCCAAGGCGGAGGAGGAGATAGAGCAAGAAGTGGGGATTGAAGATTTGATTCCTAGTGGTAAGGCTAATAAGCCTCTTTGGGCGCGTGGGGTTGACTTGCTTGGCTACTCCTTGAACTCTTTCAAGCTGGCGAATCTCAACTTCATTGATGCTAATTCGGCTCGGCACTCTCAGGTTGTGAGGTTGAAGATGAACCCAGATGATACCGACAGGCTTGTTGCT GGCTGCAAATCAAGGGGTATTAAACTCTGTGGAGCCCTGGCAGCTGCTGGTATGATTGCAGCTCGGTCCACCAAACCCTTCCCTGATCATCAAAAGGAAAAATATGCTGTTGTAACCCTCATAGACTGTCGGTCAATTCTCGAGCCAGTGCTCAGTAGCAATCATTTTG GATTTTACCATTCTGCAATCCTGAATACACATGATGTGACCGCCCTTGATGAAGTATGGGAGTTAGCAAACAGATGTTATACGTCCTTTTCCAATGCCAAGAACAACAACAAGCATTTCTCCGATATGAATGACCTAAACTTCCTCATGTGCAAGGCCATTGACAACCCTGGATTGACTCCATCATCATCTATGAGGACTGCCTTCATATCGGTTTTCGAAGATCCTGTGATTGATGAATCCAACAAACTGCACAAAGAAATTGGCCTAGTGGACTATGTGGGGTGTTCTTCGGTTCACGGCATCGGTCCAACCATTGCAATATTTGACACCATACGAGATGGATGTTTGGACTGCACGTGCGTGTATCCTGCGCCACTGCATTCCAGAGAACAAATGCAACAACTGATAGATTCAATGAAAAGAATTCTTGTAGACGGTAGTGTCAATCTGCAGACTAATAGCTAG